Proteins encoded by one window of Salarias fasciatus chromosome 1, fSalaFa1.1, whole genome shotgun sequence:
- the terfa gene encoding telomeric repeat binding factor a, whose amino-acid sequence MLTRVAGLSVNMAEDDSLQSQTEDSEPVVNRWILDYYIFRALQCFERSQYQEFCSVKLLLDQLLTRPVENSGSIPTKIQVLQFLSWINNQDNDVVFEQVTSLESALLVLEDMKNVCNIPQQDFKKVSTSIKELIVGISIKSNKFDQAKEMLQKHFPQPVIGKKAIFMGLIKQKRRNHEVIEQINFQQFKEEMVAFCQSLVASCYFGIPFLCKAAKELIDRRSMEQDSRAAGAEEHDRLSSSSSQQQSTGQVAARHCSVIQRVRLEAAYTALAVGTDQKTFAQLENEVEMERQDREFCLKLSPESQRQGNVDLEPDGLFQRDSGSPMEASPADQTEQTDVVPETQVGSKTPPVLRSRKCFSIARLVVEPDSQPSSHATVASQQKQTEVRGENPAPPLTASRTESPPCTEQDSNVAINTRNSLQSQSRRNRRANRASTSRSTKSPDREEDSLDSKDNREAQSGSPTGLEEQSSADGEKQQQEAEASSKRSQKKHGKRPARTPPSNDGSTADDLHISDSSLDGSSSIVPPSDPVPQSSSTPHKNQEPSRSKWKTLLDNAIESKETWDEEDTPFTSKNKRQNESTLNNSGNKRKKWTDSETKKLKEGVKKFGEGNWSKIKSYYSFHDRTNVNLKDRWRTLQKQKGGLS is encoded by the exons ATGTTAACGCGGGTCGCGGGACTCTCCGTTAATATGGCGGAGGACGACAGTTTACAAAGCCAAACAGAAGATTCTGAGCCAGTCGTCAATCGGTGGATCCTGGATTACTACATCTTTCGGGcgctgcagtgttttgaaaggaGTCAATACCAAGAGTTCTGTTCcgtcaagctgctgctggacc AGCTCCTAACACGTCCTGTGGAAAACAGTGGCAGCATCCCCACAAAGATTCAAGTCCTGCAGTTCCTCTCCTGGATAAATAACCAGGACAATG ATGTGGTTTTTGAGCAAGTCACTTCTTTGGAGTCAGCCCTATTGGTGCTGGAAGATATGAAAAATGTTTGTAACATCCCACAGCAAGATTTCAAGAAGGTTTCCACTTCGATTAAAGAGTTG ATTGTGGGAATTTCCATCAAAAGCAACAAGTTTGACCAGGCAAAGGAGATGCTCCAAAAGCACTTTCCTCAACCAGTGATCGGCAAG AAGGCGATATTCATGGGACTCATCAAGCAGAAACGCAGGAATCATGAAGTCATTGAGCAGATCAACTTCCAACAGTTTAAGGAGGAGATGGTGGCTTTTTGCCAGTCGCTAGTTGCCAGTTGCTATTTTGGCATTCCCTTCCTCTGCAAG GCTGCAAAAGAGCTCATTGATAGAAGAAGTATGGAGCaagacagcagagcagctggagctgaggagCATGACCGTCTCAGCTCCTCCAGTAGTCAGCAACAGAGTACTGGCCAGGTAGCAGCACG TCACTGTTCAGTGATCCAGCGCGTCAGGCTGGAAGCAGCCTACACTGCCCTGGCCGTCGGTACAGATCAGAAAACCTTTGCTCAGTTGGAGAatgaggtggagatggagcggCAGGATAGAGAATTCTGCCTGAAACTTTCCCCCGAGTCTCAGAGACAAGGTAACGTGGACTTGGAGCCTGACGGGCTGTTTCAGAGGGACTCGGGCAGCCCGATGGAAGCCTCTCCGGCAGACCAAACGGAACAAACAGACGTCGTTCCTGAAACACAAGTGGGTTCGAAGACGCCGCCTGTGCTCCGGAGCAGGAAGTGTTTCAGCATAGCACGGCTGGTGGTTGAACCGGACAGTCAGCCGAGCTCCCACGCCACCGTCGCATCGCAGCAAAAACAGACGGAAGTCAGAGGTGAAAATCCCGCACCGCCACTGACCGCGTCCAGAACAGAAAGCCCGCCTTGCACCGAACAAGACAGCAATGTCGCTATAAACACACGGAATAGTCTCCAATCCCAGAGCAGAAGAAACCG GAGAGCCAACAGAGCTTCAACCAGTCGGTCTACAAAGTCACCTGACAGAGAGGaggactctctggactccaaGGACAACCGAGAAGCACAAAGTGGTTCACCCACAGG ACTCGAAGAACAGTCATCTGCAGATGGTGAGAAACAGCAACAGGAAGCTGAGGCGTCCTCTAAAAGGTCCCAGAAGAAACATGGGAAACGACCAGCCAGGACTCCTCCAAGCAA CGATGGAAGCACTGCAGATGACTTGCACATCTCAGACTCGTCGCTGGATGGTTCATCCAGTATTGTCCCGCCCTCCGACCCAGTCcctcagagcagctccacacctCACAAGAATCAAGAGCCTTCACGTTCCAAATG GAAAACATTGCTCGATAATGCAATAGAGAGTAAGGAGACCTGGGATGAGGAAGACACTCCCTTCActtccaaaaacaaaa GACAGAATGAGAGCACGCTCAACAATTCAGGCAACAAGAGGAAG AAGTGGACGGACAGTGAGACGAAGAAGCTGAAAGAAGGGGTGAAAAAGTTTGGAGAGGGCAACTGGAGCAAGATCAAGTCCTACTACTCCTTCCATGATCGCACCAACGTGAACCTCAAGGACAGATGGAGAACCTTGCAAAAGCAAAAAGGCGGCTTGAGCTGA
- the nip7 gene encoding 60S ribosome subunit biogenesis protein NIP7 homolog, with protein MRPLTEEETKTMFEKLSKYIGENIKLLVDRPDGSYCFRLHNDRVYYMSEKILKLATNISRDKLVSVGTCFGKFTKTGKFRLHITALDFLAPYAKFKVWVKPGAEQSFLYGNHLLKSGLGRITENTNQYQGVVVYSMADVPLGFGVAAKSTQECRRVDPMSIVVFHQADVGEFIRSEDTLT; from the exons ATGAGGCCGTtaacagaggaggagacgaaAACGATGTTCGAGAAGCTGTCGAAATA CATCGGCGAGAACATCAAACTCCTGGTGGACCGACCGGACGGATCCTACTGCTTCAGGCTGCACAACGATCGCGTATATTACATGAG TGAGAAAATTCTCAAACTGGCCACGAACATTTCACGAGACAAGCTGGTATCGGTGGGAACATGTTTTGGAAAGTTTACGAAGACCGGAAAGTTTCGGCTCCACATCACAGCTCTGGATTTCCTGGCGCCCTATGCAAAG TTCAAGGTGTGGGTCAAACCTGGAGCAGAGCAGTCTTTCCTCTACGGGAACCATCTGCTGAAATCCGGCCTCGGGAGAATCACGGAAAACACGAACCAGTACCAGGGAGTTGTTGTTTACTCCATGGCAGACGTGCCTCTG GGTTTTGGAGTGGCGGCCAAGTCGACCCAGGAATGTCGGCGAGTGGACCCCATGTCCATTGTTGTGTTCCACCAGGCTGACGTGGGAGAGTTCATCAGGAGTGAAGACACTTTAACATAA